In the genome of Denticeps clupeoides chromosome 13, fDenClu1.1, whole genome shotgun sequence, one region contains:
- the gng12b gene encoding guanine nucleotide-binding protein G(I)/G(S)/G(O) subunit gamma-12 translates to MSSKMQSANNIAQAKRAVQQLRIEANIERIKVSKASADLMNYCGEHAKYDPLLMGIPASENPFKDKKPCTIL, encoded by the exons ATGTCATCGAAAATGCAGAGTGCTAATAACATAGCTCAGGCCAAACGGGCTGTGCAGCAGCTCCGAATCGAAGCCAACATCGAAAGGATAAAG GTGTCAAAGGCCTCAGCAGATCTTATGAACTACTGTGGTGAACATGCCAAGTACGACCCACTTCTCATGGGCATCCCTGCCTCAGAAAATCCATTCAAAGATAAGAAGCCATGCACTATATTGTAG
- the gadd45ab gene encoding growth arrest and DNA-damage-inducible, alpha, b, protein MCNMTFEEPCGENASERMDSVARALEDVLLAALPQGCITVGVYEAAKSLNVDPDNVVLCLLATDEEDVQDVALQIHFTLIQAFCCENDINILRVNNTRRLAEILGGAKPGGEPMDLHCVLVTNPQSSTWKDPALSKLNRFCRDSRCLDQWVPVIHLPER, encoded by the exons ATGTGCAACATGACTTTTGAAGAACCGTGTGGAGAGAACGCCTCAGAAAG AATGGACTCGGTGGCCAGGGCCTTGGAGGACGTCCTCCTCGCCGCGTTACCTCAGGGTTGCATCACGGTGGGAGTTTACGAAGCCGCCAAGTCGCTGAATGT gGACCCAGATAATGTGGTTTTATGCCTTTTGGCGACTGATGAGGAGGATGTCCAGGATGTGGCCCTTCAAATCCATTTCACTCTGATCCAGGCGTTCTGCTGCGAGAACGACATCAACATCCTGCGCGTGAACAACACGCGCCGCCTGGCAGAGATCCTTGGCGGGGCGAAGCCTGGTGGGGAGCCCATGGACCTTCACTGCGTGCTAGTCACG AATCCACAGTCCTCCACGTGGAAAGATCCAGCCCTGAGCAAACTGAACCGCTTCTGCAGAGACAGCCGGTGTCTGGACCAGTGGGTCCCCGTCATCCATCTCCCCGAGCGATGA